The genomic window caaagtcgaaggcccggttctctttagaccggatggggggagaggccctgcaacgcccatatgtgccctcacagccctgttagggacaggaggagaacctcgccctaacttgagcaaagtcgaaggcccggttctctttagaccggacggggggagaggccctgcaacgcccatatgtgcccccacagccatgttaggaacaggaggagaacctcatcctaacatgagcaaagtcgaaggcccgattacacctagaccggatggggggaaaggcccagcagcgcccatatatgtccctacagccgcgttagggacagaaggagaacctcatcctaatcagagctgaaacctgttacgatagaaatagaggaagaacctcgccccgacaccaattaaggtctggtcattcaagactagatgggaaaaaggggaccttcccagcggccccttcacaagaagacttcgtccggactcctacgggagccggacttcgccctcgactttaactgcaggaagactccgtccggactcctacgggagccagatctcatctccgactccggctacggggagacttcgcccggactcctacgggagccagacttcgtccccgacttcaaccgcaagaagactctgcccggactcctacgggagccggacttcgcctccaactccaattgcaggtagactctgcccggactcctacgggagccagacttcatccccaactctggttgcaggaagactctgcccggactcctacgagagccggactcccgcaaccccaccaagagcagagggaaaaatcccactcgaaaaagaaaaaggggaaaggggagaggagttaaaaaggaaagcgatggactacgtcagcgacgaatgaaaaacaaacagcatcaaagatgcagagaacctcgtctcagtagggattggggttcttatcaagaaccccagctttctctcaacgcaaatccgagataagacgacttcctcagggtgacgagaagctcagacctccgagctcgagccctgatggggggcgccaAACCCAACGGCTCCAGGCAAATCTACGGCCATGGATGAGAGGACGGGTCGATGCGATggtaatcgggtacctccgaacgatgcaaaggccgaaagaagctcggcaagcgataattcaacacatgagtaaaagagatagcagaaaatttctttctcatattatttattaaatatgcattatagagccattaaggctgaagaagaaggataactggaaaggcgagccgacgtggcaacaaccagtaacctccggacgacgtcaaaaaaaaaaaaaaagagaaagagagagaagggaatacaacaataacaatggtaaaggaaagaagttcggcaggcagcaattcgatgcaaagtgcagacgaagtaacaaaatctccttctcatttttcgattaacaagatgtacattacaagacccggagggccagaaaaagaagacattactacaagactcgaaaggaatacgtcggagaccacttcaagctgtcgacttctcttcccggttccgtccttctcagcagtatttttcaatacgtgtgataaacctctcggctctcgccccccacctcgttccgctccatcgccgaaaccccaaccctagggggaaaaagatgggatagaattcaggggacaGCGAAGGCAACGGCAACGGCAacggcgacgatgacctgcatcaGGAAGAACCGGAGGTATCCCGGAGGCTGCGATggcaccggaggcatgcaccaccaccgtgtgctccacgacagccaccgtcctaggtactccggcaaggtcggcatgcgctacttccaccgtccccgcaacaagttctactgccccaccgtcggcgccgaccgcttctggtccctcagccccgacgaggtcaagaatcccgccacagcttgtgacgacaactctgcctccttgaccggtgtcgccccgttcaactactccaaaattctcggacggaacgccctcaccggttgtccccgttattaaacccctgttgttgaaggaattctccctcgagtctcctttaaggcgacgggaaccctcagtgacagtttgacagtcggagaactcgcaggccgctgttttcctcctcacactcctcttggtccgtggcatcctctcgaggttggcctccggggcgggggccccggcgggagaacccctcggagaggttcgggggactgaagacggcggggagccggcggggatggcaaagactggtgcgaagggcgctcggagtcgaaaagggcaccgatggagtggctgagtggctaaactctcaggcggaagaaaggtgtcgaccctcaggcgaagtgaagcccctggaggaaaggcgggggcttaaataagcaacggagcctggcgcagttatggtggcagatatccctaggtcaaccagtgcccgccacatgtcccactcaccgcggcatagggctgaccgttcacggaccattatggcgtgacgcttaggattatgccccggtgggagtttcgaaaggactcttcggatcgccctaatcgaaaaaaggctccagcacgcgcgcattaaatgccaagatttctgagggcggtcgtgtgcagaattcaaggaagcgacttcggctgtgaaaattttctgtacttctttcaatcgaaactcaaactcgaaagtagggggactggtgttgggtgtaaaacccccccagccgaagttcatgtcaggagtgacccctcggggattctaccggcgtccgacttcagcagcaggaagacttcgtccggactcctaggggagccggacttcgcctccgactccaactgcaggaaggcttcgtccggactcctacaggagccggactccgtccccgacttcaacagcaggaagacttcgtccggactcctacgggagccggacttcatctccgactccaactacaggaaggcttcgtccggactcctacgagagccggactccgtccctgacttcagcagcaggaagacttcgtccggactcttatgggagccggacttcatctccgactccaactacaggaaggcttcgtccggactcctacgggagccggactccgtccccgacttcagcagcaggaagacttcgtccggactcctacgggagccggacttcatctccgactccaactacaggcagacctcgtccggactcctacgggagccaaactccgcccacgacttcaatcactggtaggcttcgtccggactccgtctccaacttcgactgcaggaagacttcgtccgagctcctacgggagccggacttcacctccgactccagctacaggtaggctttgtccgggctcccacgggagccggacttccgccctgaactcctgctgaaggtctcggtcgagattcctcgacaaatgatttccatccgggcttctgcgaaaatcagactccaatcgaacttcggccgacaagtctggaccctctgacaggtcgcagtaacggccacgactcttctccactccctgcggcggattctacgcagctccatcactccttggcaggccacagtaacggccacgactctgctccactccctgcggcggatcctgcacggctccatcactccctggcaggccgcagtaacggccacgattctgctccacttcctgcaacggatcctgtgcagttccaccactccctggcgagtcgcgacaacggatgccgttccactccccgcaactgattccatgtggcgagccatggtgacagccacgactccaccccattactcttcatgataaattcctcctggtcccgtacggcccacgacgaggcgatcataaacagtcgctatcaattctttgctccccccatctataaaagggagaccatagatacgttattctctaagctcaaaattctatcccaaaactctgctaaaattttcgttcgagcactccattcttgttgaggcagagaactgacttgagcgtcggagggtcttgccggagcaaccccacctccggtttagacttcttttgcaggtcccggcggcgaccgcgactccccgactccagcttctccggtgcaggtggatttttgcaccaacacttataTATGACTACAGTTGAAATtacagataaaaaaataaatagatagaaTATCATTgatactaattaattaattaaattttataattatataaatttaattatttattataaattaaaattattatttttattggtattgagattataataaatttttaatttttattttaaaaaaattacagccGTGTCATGCGGTCAACTTGGGCAATTGGTCCAAGGCATGGCAAGCTAGTCCTGTGTTTGCTTTGGATTTTGTCCAACTTCTACCTACcaagaggtttttttttttattttttttaggtaaCAGAGAATAGCAATATTTTTTCCGGGGATGTTTTAATATCTTGATGCTTTTTGATTTGGAAGCATGTAAACATCAATGGAAAGAGGGAGATTTGGGAGGGTTTAGTAGCAAAAGCACGGCCTTTTTATAAGAGATTTTTTGTGCCATCCTCCGAGATGATGTATGACTAGCATCATAGCCGGCTATGCCTTGTGTTCCGGTATATCTGAGATTTGGCTTGAATTTGTGGCTTTGATCCACTCTCACATCTAGACTGAGGTCATGTTGGACTATCAAAAAGTTTGATTTGCGAACAACCTCCGCCAAATGTATGGATCCTTTGAACAGTATAATTGTCACTTTCTTGCAAGGCATTCCAGTTTCCGTATTCATAAATTATCAATGTACGGAGAACGACTTCGTGCATAGCAGATTGACCTTTGGATTCGGGATTTTCCAAGAGTTCAATGCAATGACATTTAATTACAACACGTGAACATTAATTTAGTAACAATTTGCCCAATTGATTAATTTGACTTGTTGGTTAGATTGGATTGAATACAAATGTTCTTGAACAATTTGATGATGGTTTTTGTATAAATATGATTGGATAGCACAACCCTAATTTGGTGCCAGTTATCCAGCCATGTCTAAACCAAACGCTGAAACTAAATACAAGTGTCATTCTAGCATCCAATCAGAACACTTCTTTTTTGACTAGCATCCAGACCCCAATCaacgagggttttccctctagaTCTCGGAGCTGGTCCCAGATGGGAGGTTCAGAAAAAGGATTACAAAGCATGCCAGCCTCTTACTTCATACCTACATGACTAATAAGAATCATCAATTGGTCCCTTGACAACAAAACTAACCCACTGATCCTGCATCTGAAATGGAAAAAGTTTTTCCCTGATAAGAATCATTCAATaataaagatgaagaaaaatACTTGTCATCTAAAAACTAAAGATCCGTTTTGTTAGGATAGGTCAAACTACGGAGTAATCTGTCAATTTCtaagaattatttatttaaaaaaataattataaattaaaataatttttattatattttatgaataaaaaaataaatttaaaaaataataatagagaAAAATTGCTACGTTTAGTTAGAGTCATATCTATATAGGAATATGACAAAtttacaaatatattttttaatataaaataattttttaatattaaaaaaatataatcatcttcaattaatttttatataatgattataatcaCATAACTTTTACATGATACCATAttcatttgaatttttttataaatattttttattaaataaattttaaaaaatatcataataaatttaataattacatatacaattttattaaaaatatttttatcaaatatgaaTTACCGTCACTAAAAAATTTACCGAATATCGATCCTCCCATGATATTTATTTcaccttttctttttaaaaattaaacaaaaattccaTCAACCCTTTTACCATCtctctttttcatatttcataccAACCATGATAATCTGACATAACATTtattttttcatgctaaattaTCCCCAACCAAATGGATCTTTAGATATTATCCTGCAGATTTATCAATGAACTAAAAATTGTCCTCAGCAATCACTGAAACATCTTCAACCAATTTTGGTAAGAGTTCTCGGATATAGAAAGAAGCAGAAAACAAAAGCAATTCCTTTCAAGTGTGGACATGCATATAGAAATAGCTTGATGTCAGGCAACAAATATATATAATGTATCCAATGCCACATGGTCAAGTACTTCATGATCAACAAGCAGTGAATAACAAGTAGTTTCCAAATTTCACCAAAACAATTTttttaagggaaaaaaaaaatcgggACACATCAACCAGTCTCCTGCTCAAATTCATCACCCTCAGATTCCTCTACGTTATCTGCATCATCATCTTCCGCATCAGCATCGAAGTCTTCTTTGTAATCGAGGGTTGTTTTCCCAATAACAACCAGGTTGCTATTTGTCTTTCTGATTTCACTCCACTGCAGATGAGACATTTAGAAGTTATTAATTAAACCATTAGAGTGGATTAGAATTTAATGGCTGCAGAAGTGGAAAAAATAATGTTGAGGAATGATATAGAAATATCCTCTGCTCCTGTCCAAATCACAATTGGCCATAAAAACATGTGAAGGGTCATTGACTTTGAGTCAAGTTAGCAACAAAGTTTGAAGAAAAATGCCTAACCCATCTATTTCAgctgaaaaatataaatttcagctGAAAACAAGCCAAAATTAATTTTGGTCATGTTTGGTCAAAATTAACTACTCTTGCTGTTTTCAGTCAGTTTTtgaacaaaaacaatcaaaatggCCATGGATGCTTCTTTTTAGCATTACTTTGGTATATATTATCATATGAGTTCATTTCTTCATttttcaaggaaaaaaaaaaagagagccacAGCGtcattttcaatttatttttcctttttttagttAAAAAAGGAAATATTTACTGATGGATGATAAATATAACCTTTCAGAAGTATTCTTTCAAAAAATTCGCATGGAATTTGACACTTACTAGAAAATTGGAAGCACTTGAGAGTTCAACATTACAACATTAATAAGAAAAGGCAACTTTTTGCAAATGTAAAAGGCCTCTTTGGGTTTTGAGAGATTTATCTTATGGGGATAAAGGATAAAAGTAGATCATGTAGTGGATGAGCTTCTAAAACAGTAAACTCCCCAGATCAAAGCCTGGATTTGCCAAATAATAGCTTCAGACTTATAAGGAGAGACATATCCAATTACAATTTAGCTCATAAAATGTAAATTGTACACTACTTGGCACTTGATAATGATGGTAACCATAATAATGTTCATATTTATATGCAATTACATGCAGTAGCATTTACTTCTATACATACTAAACTGTTAGCTGTTTAATAGTGACATCCTTATACAACTATTAAGGCCTGATATATATTGTTGGCTCTTTCCCTAACAGCTTCAGCTTTCAGAGTCTACCGGTCGGTTAGTTAACATGGTACCGAAGCAAAAGGCCGTGGATTTAAATCCTCATTCAAGCTAGTTTCTTCTTACTACCCATTAATTATCTCGAGTCTTTTCTCCTTTTGACTCCTTCCTGGTCTGTTATCAAGTCACTCTTGACACGTTAATGAGTCATGTTACACTCATTCATGCATTTCAGTTTGTGGTCCAGGCACCATGCAAGAGAGGGTGTTAGGGTATGATACATATTGTTGACCCCTTCCCCAATAGCCTAAGCTTTTAAGCTCTAGTTATTAGTTAATACAAACATTCCAACCTACTAACTTATCCATGGTTTGTCACCCAGTCATTCTTGACTTGTGCATGCCTTCATGCATGTGGTCTGCATGTGACAGGGGGGTGTTGAGACCTGATATACATTGTTGACCCTTAGCAGCTTGCACTTTTGGGGTCTAGTGGTTTGTCAACATAGACAGTTCAATATAATATGATTCTTCAAAATTCTTATAGTTTTCTGGATAGGGAAATAACATGATATCTCAATGAGAAACCCAGAAAATTTCACATAAAGACACTGCAGCAGCAAGCAGCAAGGCCATCATATTTCCCATATTTTAAATTCTACACTGAATTCTACATGAACAAGCTGGTTGGGTTCTTTGTACTCATTTTTATCAGTAACCTaggaaataattattgaaaagttAGATTAGAAAGAAAATCTTATTATTTGTGAAGCACATATTAGCATCATTTTGTGATAAACTATGACATTTTTGAAATTTTGCAAAAGTTTAGCTAACAGCATGGCATGGATTTTTAGAAGATTGATAATTTGAAGTTAAGGAGAGACATTAATATGCTTTAACAAAAGGAAAACTAGAGACATAGCAACCAGATGCAGAAATCCCAGGTAACAATTTAAAAAGGAAATGATTTTTTCCATACACTGGCAATTTCATTATCTTGTCTTATGATTTGCTTAAAATATAAAGATGGAAACTACGAAAGAGAAACTTGAACATCAAAAGACAACCTACTAAATCGAGCATATACTGGCATTCAGTAAAAACGAAATGTGGAAAGATACAAAAGACTGCACAAACGAGACATATCACAAGGAAAACCAGATATTCACACTATGTTCAATTTTTCTTACACAGTCTCAACCATTATAATGCAAACTCCCAGGGTTGTGGCCCACACATCTCTAACCCTTATTCCATGGTGCCTCTTGAGCAGATTCCTCCTTTCACTTTCATATGTCCACATTTTGACTTATCCCTTAATATATGCTCTAAAATAACTAAGAAACAAAAGAAGTACATGAGACTAAACATGAAGCCATCCAACAAGTCCTCCATTCTCTAAAATAAACCACAGGCAATGCAGCTGTCAAATACTAGCTATCGGTAATGACATAATGACTTGGATACAAGAGATTTTCTGCAACTAAATCTACTAAATTAGTCAATAAAAAAGGGGCCTGAGGGATCAGGTGAAACAACGTCCAAGGAACAATGCAAGTGTAAGAGGTGCGGAGAATTTGGGCACCATGCAAAGATATGAAAAAATCCTAAGCTAGTTGCAGCACAAGGAGAAACCAGCTTAACTGAAGCTTCAACCTCTTCAGTTTACTGCTAGAGTGCCTGGCAGGTAACTATATCCCATCCACTCCACTACTTGTCTCTAGTTTACTTCATCTTGCATTTGATAGCTTTGGTATTTGACACGTTGACGTGGTTCTATAAAATTTCTCATCACTATGTTGTTTATTTGGTTCTAATAAATGGTATGTAACAGGCCTAGGAAAAAGGAAGTGCTTCAGGTGCTTCAGGGGGTAGGAGTAGCAATGGACCATTTGCGCACACTATTTTCAATTCCCCCAAGACCAAAAGCACGAGCAAGGACCTGCCAGCAACCATCAAGGAAAGAACCTTCTGGTGGCATGGATCAGACATTCATATCTTAATGGGTAtgtgtactgatctatttgttcCAAGTCTattaaatataatagattagtgTGTATGAAAACATTGTACTAACAAAACTCCAGGGTTGATGTGCAGGTTTAATGATATTGCCATTTACACCCACCTGGTCAGAAGCAAGCCTGTGGCTTGTGTTTGAAACAAAAATTGCATATTTTCCTCTTTGGAGTTGTATGGCAGTCAAAAACTTCTATTGGATCAGGTCGTAGGATGTCATCTTTTGACTTTTGTCGTTTGTTTGGATGGTATGACAGGGGCTGGTATATGGCAGCCGTTGAATGCTTTATTTTTGTTCGATGAGGCTGGTATGCGACAACCATTGAAAGTTTTATTTTGTGTGATAGGGCTGGTAGGTAACAGCCATTGAAGGATTTGAATGTTTTTATCTTAAAGCTAGTATGAGACGATTAATAGTAGTTTGAATTGTTGTGATGGAACCAATATTGTGTCTGAATGGCAGGAGTGGATTCAGTCATTTGGATGGCTTATACCAATAGTTTGAATTGTGTCAATGGTTTGCATCAATGATTTGAATGTTTGAATGGATTCAATGGTTGGGTGCTTTGTATCAATTGTTTGTATTAATCATTGCATATCAAGTAATATCTTGTTCATGAAGCCAAAAGATTGCTCACAACATTCCAATACTGTTGACATAATGACAACCTCATTCTTATCAGGTACATATCATGAACCATCTTTGGATCAGTTGGTTTTCATTCATAATACAGTTTGTTAggcattcaaattatcaatcaagtATGATGCAGATCACATTATTTCAAGTTTGCCTATTTTTTCCAGTCAGAAGTGGGTTTGTGTCTGCAAGCCATTGAATCTCCTTTCTATGCAAAAACCATTAGCAAAATCAGGAACGCTCAAAACGAAAAATAAGCTGTCAGAATTACACTGATAGAGGTATTGACACAAAAATTCAAAACTGGACTGTCAGGGACTTTTGGCAGGGGCACTagtgcaaaaatttagatccagCAATCCAAAAGCCTGTTAGAAATTTTGGCACTTAAATGGCTGGTTTTCTGTTGCCATCTGGCAAAAAGCTCATGGAAAGAGACAATTGTGCAAAGATTAACTTTACAAATGTATATATGCAATTGCATTTTTGTGGGGCTAAATATGCAAATTTGGAATTTTATAGGAGTACGTATGCATAAAACCCAACAGTTATATATGTTTTAGTGCTCATAGCATTTCACTATAGGAAAAAATTGGCTAAAGACTTCTAATGAGCAATGAAATCAAACCATTAATACATTGGCACCAGTGACTTTTAGGCTCAGAAAACCAGATTTTGACTATGTGATTCCTATTCGCTCCCATTTATGTTGACATGTAAAGCTGGTTGCTTATAATAGACTTTGAATATGTCATTGTGTATACCAAATCAACTCAAAATGCACAATTGCATATACAAAAATGTACCACAGTGCAAACCTGTACGAAATTGCATCTCTCTTCCATAGTTTCAGCAGTCTTTAAATCTTTAAATTATGATATATTGATAACATTATAATGTTTAAAAATGAGTGGGCaactttcaaaaagaaaaagaaaaattattctaCATACATTTCATACTTTACTTAATATGAACTTCATAAGTATATTGTACAGCAATATGTACGAATTACATTTTAGACTTTACTTGACATGAACTTCATAAGTATGTTGTTCAGCAATATGTAAGAATCATTATGCTCAAAAGTTCTAATGTCAAGCTTTATCATGAAAAATAGCAAAAGCATATGTAATCATATTAAAAGAATACAAACTGTTTCCTATCTATCAATCATCATCTACAGAATATGTTAAAATAGTGAGCATAGATTAAACTGAGATATGTACTTTTAACTTGTTATTTTCTTAGATTGTTAAAAGATTACATATA from Elaeis guineensis isolate ETL-2024a chromosome 9, EG11, whole genome shotgun sequence includes these protein-coding regions:
- the LOC105036749 gene encoding uncharacterized protein, whose protein sequence is MLQFPAFMRQFPSPTLIPSSTLFPVWALAQNDELLLAMEESELEERWSEIRKTNSNLVVIGKTTLDYKEDFDADAEDDDADNVEESEGDEFEQETG